The nucleotide sequence CAGAAATAGGGCTTGTTTCGGAGGTGAAAGTTTTCTTTTTTGCGGACCTTCTTCTTTGGTTCTTCTTGGAATAAATTTTCTCCCGGATGAAACGCTCTAAAAGATGGTTCGGATTCCTGGATCTTAGATTTCCAAGGAAGAAAAAAGAGCAAGGACCAAAGAGATACCCTATGTTTTCGGACTCTATGGAATTTTCTTTTTGCGTTCGGAAATACCTCTTCTGTTTCGGTTTCCGTGAAGGAGAAGGGCGGTAGGTTTTCGGACCAGTCCTCGGTCGTTGCAGATTCCCTTCCGTTTACATTGCGAAAAAACCAGGATTGAGATTCTCTGGTAACGTAAGGATCGAGTCTTTTTTGGAGTCTGATCCATCCCGCTTCCCATTTGATGGAAAAGTGGAAAAACAAGGACCGGAACCAGGAGAAAATTTTTTCTTTTAAACTTCTTAGTCCGATCATTCTTGGAGATAGGTTAGTAGATAGAGTTGGGAAAGGCAAGCCTAACTTCCCCTAAAAAAAAGGAAAGAAATATGGGAAGAACGTCCTTAGAACATGAAGAGTTTTTAAAATCCATAGATGCGTTCCATCTAAGGGTGCTCGCGGAAATTGATTATCCCCAATCCCTTTTTAGAGAAGGTAAGATCAAGGATACGATCTGTATATTCGGGTCCGCTCGGATCTTAAGCCCCGAAGAATGTAGAGAAAAAGAAACTGAAAATCTCTCCGAATCGGAAAAGAAATTATTTCAAAAACAAAAAGAGATGTCGGTTTATTACGAGGATGCCAGAAAAACGGCAAGCCTCATCACCGAATGGGGAAAAGAAATTTCGAAAGATACCAGAAGAATGGCAGTCTGCACAGGTGGTGGGCCGGGGATCATGGAAGCGGCGAACCGTGGAGCCAAAGAAGCGGGAGGCCCAAGCCTTGGATTGAATATCAGACTTCCTTTCGAACAATTCGTAAACCCGTATGTGGATCCGGAAGTAAGTGTGGAATTTCATTATTTTTTCATGAGAAAACTTTGGTTCCTACGATTATCCATGGGAGTGGTGGCCTTTCCGGGAGGATTCGGAACTGTGGATGAATTATTCGAGACCTTAACTCTCATCCAAACCGGTCGGAATAATCGGAAAATCCCTGTGATCTTTTACGGGACCGAATATTGGAAAGGATTACTCCATTTGGAAAGTATGTTAGAATACGGACTCGTAGATGCCGAAGACTTGGACCTAATCACCTACTGTGATACTCCTGAAGATGTCCTAGAAACATTAAAGAGAAAGGTCCCATTGGATCTGGATTAGATCCAAAATGGGAGAAATTCGAGGATTTTTCTCGAATCTTTTTGGATTCCTTGACAGACCCGGCTTAGAGAAAATTATGGTCGCGTATGGCCAGAAAATGTGTTGTGACAGGGAAAGGAACGATATCCGGAAACAATGTTTCCCACTCTCACCTTAAAACCCGTAGAACCTGGAAAATCAACCTGATCAAAAAACGTATCTTCTTAGAAGATGAGAATCGTTGGGTAACCGTTCGTATCTCCACTCGCGCTTTAAGAACCCTGAAAAAGAAAGGGATCAAGGCTGCGATCAAAGATAACGGCGAATCACTAAAAGCACTTGCCCCCAAAAAGTACGTCGGAATCCAGAAAAAGGCAGTCTAGTCCTTCTTTTTCTCCGACCCCTGAATATGTATCCCGAATTTACTTCCTACTCAGGAAGGAATTCGGGGACGTAAATTCTCCTCTCCAATATTCCAAAGACTACGAATTTGCGATCTCTGTAATCCTTTCCGCTCAATGTACTGACGAAAGGGTAAACCAGGTAAGCCCTCTTCTTTTTGCCGAGTTTCCCACTCTGGAATCTCTTGCTTCTGCTCCTTTAAAGAAGATAGAAAAGCTTATTTATTCTACCGGTTTTTATAAGAATAAGGCAAAGTCGGTTTCCGGTTTTGCGAACCTTCTTCTCAAAGAATACGACGGCAAATTGCCGAAGAGTATCAAGGAATTGACCAAACTTCCAGG is from Leptospira sp. WS58.C1 and encodes:
- a CDS encoding TIGR00730 family Rossman fold protein: MGRTSLEHEEFLKSIDAFHLRVLAEIDYPQSLFREGKIKDTICIFGSARILSPEECREKETENLSESEKKLFQKQKEMSVYYEDARKTASLITEWGKEISKDTRRMAVCTGGGPGIMEAANRGAKEAGGPSLGLNIRLPFEQFVNPYVDPEVSVEFHYFFMRKLWFLRLSMGVVAFPGGFGTVDELFETLTLIQTGRNNRKIPVIFYGTEYWKGLLHLESMLEYGLVDAEDLDLITYCDTPEDVLETLKRKVPLDLD
- the rpmB gene encoding 50S ribosomal protein L28, yielding MARKCVVTGKGTISGNNVSHSHLKTRRTWKINLIKKRIFLEDENRWVTVRISTRALRTLKKKGIKAAIKDNGESLKALAPKKYVGIQKKAV
- a CDS encoding endonuclease III domain-containing protein, encoding MPPKSTSESRKRQSSPSFSPTPEYVSRIYFLLRKEFGDVNSPLQYSKDYEFAISVILSAQCTDERVNQVSPLLFAEFPTLESLASAPLKKIEKLIYSTGFYKNKAKSVSGFANLLLKEYDGKLPKSIKELTKLPGIGRKTANVVLNEIHHISEGFVVDTHVKRVSKKLGLTKQTDPVKVEKDLIQNVQPEYWMDLSLYFIFLGRKYCKAHRTFCETCILRKECPSSTSPKD